From the Chiroxiphia lanceolata isolate bChiLan1 chromosome Z, bChiLan1.pri, whole genome shotgun sequence genome, one window contains:
- the LOC116780576 gene encoding uncharacterized protein LOC116780576 isoform X1, whose amino-acid sequence MTLLTFTYWQSLHQSGSNLNFYQARLVLQDTKMATETDGNCPICQDTWKDVASALPCHHRFCLDCILRWAQRNPVCPLCRRTIESIRFSDYGEDDYLETAITAPEELPDDSSMAGRVPDSLAENSPHPPGTSHSFSPQETLSQVEQEGSGSILPEDWAELFHQQEHLLDPVRPWLRQRLEGIYRGWWWVVETTESTILHGLCIYGLNAEVLIEVLELLLQEHAAPLIHSAINVIVGQCSEEAQRLMCSGTVRDENNGPVATASSSSSSCSYSSSWKGTPASSLTGSDMGEEPATSEASLLPRAAATAPLLPSRVGSDCPGDASTPQTGGPPTPRTVCSPVRDCPTGSAGRALAILY is encoded by the exons ATGACACTGCTTACATTCACATATTGGCAGAGCCTTCATCAATCTGGCTCCAACCTGAACTTCTACCAGGCAAGACT TGTGCTGCAGGACACAAAAATGGCCACGGAGACAGACGGCAACTGCCCCATTTGCCAGGACACTTGGAAGGATGTGgcttctgctctgccctgtcacCACCGGTTCTGTCTGGACTGTATCCTGCGGTGGGCTCAGAGAAACCCAGTGTGCCCACTCTGCAGAAGAACAATAGAGAGCATCCGGTTTTCTGACTATGGAGAAGATGACTATCTGGAGACAGCCATCACAGCCCCTGAGGAGCTCCCAGATGACAGCAGCATGGCAGGGAGAGTTCCTGACAGCCTGGCTGAGAACAGCCCCCATCCCCCTGGGACATCCCATTCATTTTCTCCACAGGAGACACTGTCCCAAGTAGAGCAGGAGGGTTCAGGCAGTATCCTGCCAGAGGACTGGGCAGAACTTTTCCATCAACAAGAGCATCTCCTGGACCCTGTGCGGCCCTGGCTACGCCAGAGGCTGGAGGGAATATACCGGGGCTGGTGGTGGGTGGTAGAGACCACAGAGAGCACCATCCTGCATGGCCTCTGCATCTATGGGCTGAATGCAGAGGTCTTGATTGAAGTGCTGGAGCTTCTCCTCCAGGAACACGCAGCGCCACTGATCCACAGTGCCATCAACGTCATTGTGGGCCAGTGCAGTGAGGAGGCCCAGAGACTGATGTGCTCTGGTACAGTCAGAGATGAGAACAATGGCCCTGTGGCCacagccagctccagctccagcagctgcagcta CAGCAGTTCCTGGAAGGGGactcctgccagcagcctcaCAGGCTCTGACATGGGGGAGGAACCTGCTACATCAGAggcctccctcctgcccagggcagcagccacagcccctctgctcccatccAGGGTAGGGAGTGATTGCCCGGGGGATGCCAGCACCCCCCAGACAGGAGGGCCCCCAACTCCCAGGACTGTCTGCAGCCCTGTAAGAGACTGCCCCACTGGAAGTGCTGGCAGGGCTCTTGCAATtctttattaa
- the LOC116780576 gene encoding uncharacterized protein LOC116780576 isoform X2, protein MATETDGNCPICQDTWKDVASALPCHHRFCLDCILRWAQRNPVCPLCRRTIESIRFSDYGEDDYLETAITAPEELPDDSSMAGRVPDSLAENSPHPPGTSHSFSPQETLSQVEQEGSGSILPEDWAELFHQQEHLLDPVRPWLRQRLEGIYRGWWWVVETTESTILHGLCIYGLNAEVLIEVLELLLQEHAAPLIHSAINVIVGQCSEEAQRLMCSGTVRDENNGPVATASSSSSSCSYSSSWKGTPASSLTGSDMGEEPATSEASLLPRAAATAPLLPSRVGSDCPGDASTPQTGGPPTPRTVCSPVRDCPTGSAGRALAILY, encoded by the exons ATGGCCACGGAGACAGACGGCAACTGCCCCATTTGCCAGGACACTTGGAAGGATGTGgcttctgctctgccctgtcacCACCGGTTCTGTCTGGACTGTATCCTGCGGTGGGCTCAGAGAAACCCAGTGTGCCCACTCTGCAGAAGAACAATAGAGAGCATCCGGTTTTCTGACTATGGAGAAGATGACTATCTGGAGACAGCCATCACAGCCCCTGAGGAGCTCCCAGATGACAGCAGCATGGCAGGGAGAGTTCCTGACAGCCTGGCTGAGAACAGCCCCCATCCCCCTGGGACATCCCATTCATTTTCTCCACAGGAGACACTGTCCCAAGTAGAGCAGGAGGGTTCAGGCAGTATCCTGCCAGAGGACTGGGCAGAACTTTTCCATCAACAAGAGCATCTCCTGGACCCTGTGCGGCCCTGGCTACGCCAGAGGCTGGAGGGAATATACCGGGGCTGGTGGTGGGTGGTAGAGACCACAGAGAGCACCATCCTGCATGGCCTCTGCATCTATGGGCTGAATGCAGAGGTCTTGATTGAAGTGCTGGAGCTTCTCCTCCAGGAACACGCAGCGCCACTGATCCACAGTGCCATCAACGTCATTGTGGGCCAGTGCAGTGAGGAGGCCCAGAGACTGATGTGCTCTGGTACAGTCAGAGATGAGAACAATGGCCCTGTGGCCacagccagctccagctccagcagctgcagcta CAGCAGTTCCTGGAAGGGGactcctgccagcagcctcaCAGGCTCTGACATGGGGGAGGAACCTGCTACATCAGAggcctccctcctgcccagggcagcagccacagcccctctgctcccatccAGGGTAGGGAGTGATTGCCCGGGGGATGCCAGCACCCCCCAGACAGGAGGGCCCCCAACTCCCAGGACTGTCTGCAGCCCTGTAAGAGACTGCCCCACTGGAAGTGCTGGCAGGGCTCTTGCAATtctttattaa